One window from the genome of Osmerus eperlanus chromosome 3, fOsmEpe2.1, whole genome shotgun sequence encodes:
- the actr3 gene encoding actin-related protein 3, whose protein sequence is MAGRLPACVVDCGTGYTKLGYAGNTEPQFIVPSCIAIKESAKVGDQAQRRMMKGVDDLDFYIGDEAIDKPTYATKWPIRHGIVEDWDLMERFMEQVIFKYLRAEPEDHYFLLTEPPLNTPENREYTAEIMFESFNVPGLYIAVQAVLALAASWTSRQVGERTLTGTVIDSGDGVTHVIPVAEGYVIGSCIKHIPIAGRDITYFTQQLLREREVGIPPEQSLETAKAVKERYSYVCPDLVKEFSKYDTDGSKWIKQYTGINAISKKEFTIDVGYERFLGPEIFFHPEFANPDFTQPISEVVDEVIQNCPIDVRRPLYKNIVLSGGSTMFRDFGRRMQRDLKRTVDARLKMSEELSGGKLKPKPIDVQVITHHMQRYAVWFGGSMLASTPEFYQVCHTKKDYEEIGPSICRHNPVFGVMS, encoded by the exons ATGGCAGGACGGTTACCGGCGTGTGTTGTCGACTGCGGTACAGG ATACACTAAACTGGGGTACGCGGGGAACACAGAGCCACAGTTCATCGTTCCATCAT GTATTGCAATCAAAGAGTCGGCCAAGGTAGGGGACCAGGCCCAGAGAAGGATGATGAAGGGGGTGGATGATCTGGACTTCTACATCGGTGACGAGGCAATAGACAAGCCCACGTATGCTACAAAG TGGCCCATCCGTCACGGTATCGTGGAAGACTGGGACCTGATGGAGAGGTTCATGGAGCAAGTCATCTTCAAGTACCTGAGGGCGGAGCCAGAAGACCACTACTTCCTGCTG ACAGAACCACCTCTGAACACACCGGAGAACCGAGAGTACACTGCCGAGATCATGTTCGAGTCCTTCAACGTCCCTGGACTCTACATCGCCGTGCAG gcAGTGCTGGCTCTGGCTGCCTCCTGGACCTCCagacaggtgggggagaggacccTGACAGGAACGGTCATCGACAGCGGGGACGGAGTCACTCACGTCATCCCTGTG GCGGAGGGCTACGTGATTGGCAGCTGTATAAAGCACATCCCCATCGCCGGGCGTGACATCACCTACTTCACCCAGCAACTTCTGAGGGAGCGGGAGGTGGGAATCCCTCCAGAGCAGTCGCTGGAGACAGCCAAGGCAGTCAAG gaGCGGTACAGCTACGTGTGTCCGGACCTGGTGAAGGAGTTCAGCAAGTACGACACGGACGGCTCCAAGTGGATCAAGCAGTACACCGGCATCAACGCCATCAGCAAGAAGGAGTTCACCATCGACGTGGGATACGAGCGCTTCCTGGGACCGGAGATCTTCTTCCACCCTGAG tttGCCAACCCAGACTTCACCCAGCCCATCTCTGAGGTGGTGGACGAGGTGATCCAGAACTGCCCCATTGACGTCAGACGTCCCCTCTACAAG AACATCGTTCTGTCTGGAGGCTCCACCATGTTCAGGGACTTTGGCCGGCGCATGCAGAGAGACCTGAAGAGGACGGTCGATGCCCGTCTGAAGATGAGTGAGGAGCTGAGCGGCGGGAAGCTCAAG CCGAAGCCAATCGATGTGCAAGTCATCACACATCATATGCAGAGATACGCCGTGTGGTTCGGAGGGTCCATGTTAGCATCAACC ccTGAGTTCTACCAGGTCTGCCACACCAAGAAGGACTACGAGGAGATCGGACCCAGCATCTGTCGCCACAACCCCGTCTTCGGAGTCATGTCCTAA